CGACGCCGGTGACGACGCAGAGCACGCCGAGGGGGATGTCCACGTCGACGTCGCGGAGGTTGTGGGTCGAGGCGCCGCGGACCTCGAGCGTGCCGGTGGGCTGCCGGACGGTGTCCTTGAGGGTCGCCCGGTCGTCGAGGTGCCGGCCGGTGATGGTGTCGCTGGCGCGCAGGCCGTCGACGGGGCCTTCGTAGCAGACGGTGCCGCCGCCGGAGCCGGCGGCGGGGCCGAGGTCGACGACGTGGTCGGCGATGGCGATGGTCTCGGGTTTGTGTTCGACGACGAGGACGGTGTTGCCCTTGTCCCGCAGGCGCAGCAGCAGCTCGTTCATGCGTTCGATGTCGTGCGGGTGCAGGCCGATGGTCGGTTCGTCGAAGACGTAGGTGACGTCGGTCAGCGACGAGCCGAGGTGGCGGATCATCTTGGTGCGTTGCGCCTCTCCCCCGGACAGGGTGCCGGCGGGGCGGTCGAGGGAGAGGTAGCCCAGGCCGATCTGCGCGAACGAGTCGAGGAGGTGTTGCAGGCCGGCGAGCAGTGGGGCGACGGAGGGCTCGTCGAGGTCACGGATCCAGTCGGCGAGGTCGGTGATCTGCATGGCGCAGACGTCGGCGATGCTCTTGCCGTTGATCTTGGAGGAGCGGGCTTCCGCGCTGAGGCGGGTGCCGTCGCACTCGGGGCAGGTGGTGAAGGTGACCGCTCGTTCGACGAAGGCGCGGATGTGGGGCTGGAGCGCGTCGACGTCCTTGGCGAGGAAGGACTTCTGGATCTGCGGGATCAGGCCGACGTAGGTGAGGTTGATGCCCTCAATTTTGATCTTTGTTGGTTCGCGGTGCAGAAGGTCGTGCAGCTCCTTCTTCGTGTACTTGCTGATGGGCTTGTCGGGGTCGAAGTAGCCGCAGCCGCGGAAGATGCGCCCGAACCAGCCCTCCATGCTGTAGCCGGGGATGGTGATGGCGCCCTCGTTGAGCGACTTGGTGTCGTCGTAGAGCTGGGTGAGGTCGATGTCGTTGACCGAGCCCATGCCTTCACAGCGGGGGCACATGCCGCCGAGCCGCGTGAAGGTGGCCTTCTCGGTCTTCGTCTTGCCGGCACCGCGTTCGACGGTGATCGCGCCGCTGGCCTTCACCGAGGGGACGTTGAACGAGTAGGCGTTGGGCGAGCCGATGTGCGGCTGGCCGAGCCGGCTGAAGAGGATCCGCAGCATGGCGTTGGCGTCGGTGGCGGTGCCGACCGTGGAGCGGGGGTTGGCGCCCATCCGCTCCTGGTCGACGATGATCGCGGTGGTCAGGCCGTCGAGGAGGTCGACCTCGGGACGGGCCAGCGTGGGCATGAAGCCCTGCACGAAGGCGCTGTAGGTCTCGTTGATCAGCCGCTGCGACTCGGCGGCGATGGTGCCGAAGACCAGGGAGCTCTTGCCGGAGCCGGAGACACCGGTGAACACGGTGAGTCGGCGTTTCGGGATCTCGACGCTGACGTCCTTGAGATTGTTCTCGCGGGCGCCCTGCACGCGGATCATGTCGTGATCGTCAGCCGCGTGCGGCGGGGGCGGCGGGGTGTGCGTCCTCGTGGCCATGCGTGTCGTGTCTCCAGCGTCCGGTGGTGGGAGTCGGGTCAGCGCACTTCGTTGATGCGGATCAGGTTGCCGGTCGGGTCGCGGAACGCGCAGTCGCGAACACCGTACGGCTGCTCGGTGGGCTCCTGGACGACGTCGGCGCCGCTGGCCTCGAGACGCGCGAAGAGGGCGTCGAGGTCGTCGCTGGCGAGGGTGACAGCGCCGTAGCTGCCCTTGGCGATGAGTTCGAGGATGGTGCGGCGCTCGTCGTCGGTGATGCCGGGGTCGACCGCCGGCGGGTGCAGCACGAGGGAGGTGCCGGGCTGGTTGGGCGGGCCGACGGTGAGCCAGCGCATGCCGTCGTAGCCGACGTCGTTGCGGACCTCGAAACCGAGCGTGTCGCGGTAGAAGGCGAGGGCGGCCTCGGCGTCGGTGTGCGGGAGGAAGGCGTAGTGGATGCTGATGGTCATGGCGGTCACGCTAGCTGCGGCTGCGGGCCGGGGGCTTCTCGATTCCTGACCGGTCTGGTGACCTGTTTGGTCAGGCAGGTGGGCATCTCCGGGGCGGCGGGCGCGTGGCGGGCGCGGTAGGCGCTGGGCGGGACGCCGACCAGCTCGGTGAAGCGGGTGCTGAAGGTGCCCAGGGAGGAGCAGCCGACGGTGAAGCAGACCTCGGTGACGCTCAGGTCGCCCCGGCGCAGCAGGGCCATCGCCCGCTCGATGCGGCGGGTCATGAGGTAGGAGTAGGGCGATTCGCCGTAGGCCTGGCGGAACTGGCGGCTGAGGTGCCCGGCGGACATGTTGGCGCCACGGGCGAGCGCCTCGACGTCGAGGGGCTTCGCGTAGTCCCGGTCGATCCGGTCGCGGACGCGGCGCAACCGGGCCAGGTCGCGTAGGCGCTGGTCGTCGGCGGATCGGCTGCTCACGTGCTGGATGGTGCCACAGGGGGCCGACAGTTGCCCACGTACGTGGCTTCGTGGGCGTGGCAGGTCAGCAGGTGCCGGCGGCGGCGCCCAGGCCGGTCAGCAGGGCGGTCAGGATGCGGGTGAGCTGGGGGCCGACGTCGACGGCGGCGTGGGCGAGCTCGGGGTGGGTCTCGTAGAGGGTGCGCAGTGGGGTGCCGGGTGCGGCCATCTGCCAGAGCGCGCCGGCCATGCCGGTGGCGGTGGCGACGACGTCGACGGCTTGGCGGTCGGTGAGGCCCAGCAGCCGGCGCAGGTCGTGGACGAGCGTGTCGACCACGCTCAGGACGCTCGTCTTGAAGCGGCGGGCGGCGTCGAGCGACACGTTGCGTTCGAGGTTGAGCGGGGCCTGGGAGAGCAGGTCGCAGAAGAAGGGCCGGTCGGTCAGCGACTGGGCGATGGTGGCCGCCACGGTCTCGGGGGTGGCCGGGTCGAGGGCGTCGAGGGACGCCCGCACGCCGATGGACCACTCGCGCCAGCCTTCGGCGGTGAGGGTCAGGAAGATCTGCTCACGGGTCTCGAAGTAGCGCAGCATGGCGGACTTGTGCATGCCGACGGCCGCCGCGATGTCGGTGAGGGTCACCCCGCGGACGCTGCGTTCGGCGCCGAGGGCCCGGGCCGCGTCGAGGATGGCGCGCTCGCGCAGCTGCTTGGCCTCGTCGCTGCGGGCGCGTTGCTGCGGGGTCGTGGACATCACACCCACTCTAACACAACTCCGTTGCGATATTAACGAAACCGTGTTTTGCTATCTGCATGGCTCAGACATGGTTCATCACCGGCTCGTCCCGCGGCTTCGGCCGAGCCCTCACCACCGCCGCCCTGGAGGCCGGCCACCAGGTCGTCGCCACCGCCCGTACGCCCGAGCAGCTCTCCGACCTCGTCGAGCAGTACGGCGAGCGCATCCTGCCGGTGGCCCTCGACGTCACCCGGCAGGAGGCCGTCGCGACCGCCGTCGCGACGGCGGTGGAGCGCTTCGGCCGCGTCGACGTGTTCGTCAACAACGCCGGGTACGCGAACCTCGCGCCCATCGAGAGCGGCACCGAGGAGGACTTCCGGCGCCAGTTCGAGACGAACTTCTGGGGCGTCTACCACGTGTCGCGGGCGGCGGTGCCGGTGCTGCGGGAACAGGGCGGCGGCACGATCATCCAGTTCTCGTCCCTCGGCGGCCGGGTCGGCGGTAGCCCCGGCCTGGGCTCGTACCAGGCGGCGAAGTTTGCCGTCGACGGCTTCACCCGGGTCCTCGCCGCCGAGACGGCGCCGTTCGGCATCCGTACCCTCGTCGTGGAACCCAGCGGCTTCGCGACCGACTGGGCGGGCTCCTCCATGCAGGTGCACGACATCCCGCCGGAGTACGAGAGCACCGTCGGCCTGCGCCGGCAGCCCAACCCGATGCTCACCGCCGGCGACCCGGTGCGCGCCGCCGAGATCCTGGTCCGCATGATGGACCGCCGTGACCTGCCGTCGCACCTGCCCATCGGGGCGCTCGCGGTGCAGATGGCCCTGGACTACTCGCGCCGGCAGATCGACGAGGCCAGCACGTGGGAGCAGGTCAGCCGCTCCGCCGACTTCGAGCAGCCGTACCCGGTCGACCTGCCGCCGGAGCGACCCGCGACGGCCGGCTGAACGCGGGCGTCGCCGCGGGTCGGGGTGACCCGCGGCGACGCGGACGCGCCGTCGACCAGCGGTCAGGACCAGTCGACCTGCGGCGACGGGTAGAAGTTGACGTCCTGCAGGCGCCAGCGGGGTGCCTGCTCCCCCAGCCGCGCCCGGAACGAGTCCCAGTCGTGGCTGGCCCGGCTCGACCAGCCCAGCTCGGCGATCGCGGGCAGGCGCGGGAACGCCATGAACTCGATGTCCTCGATCGAGCGCAGCGTCTCCGACCACAGCGGCGCCTCGACGCCGAGGACCGACTGCTCACCGACGCCGGCGACCCGGGTCGCCGGGTCCCAGTCGTACGCGTCGCGGACCTCGATGTAGGCGGCCCAGGACAGGCCCAGCGGAGTGCCGCGGTCGTACTTCATGTCGAGGTACGCCTTGTTGGCCGGTGACATGACCACCTTGTTGCCCCGGGCGGCCGCCTCGGCCAGGTCGGCGTTGCTGGTGCCGGTGCCCCAGAACTGGGCCACCACGTCGGTGGGCGGGTCGACCTGCATGACCTCGTTCCAGCCGTAGGCGCGCTTGCCGTACTTGGCGACCAGCGGCAGCACCCGCCGCATGAAGGTGGCGTACTCCGCGTCGGTGGTGGCGTGCGCCTCGTCGCCGCCGACGTGCAGGAACGGTCCCGGGGTGATCGCGGCGAGCTCGCGGATGACGTCCTCCACGAACCGGTAGGTGAGCTCGTCGCCGATGCACAGGGAGCTGTAGCCCACCGCGATGTCGGTGCGCGGCGCCGGGGCGACACCGTCGCAGTTGAGTTCGGCGTACGTCGACTGGGCGGCGTTGGTGTGCCCCGGCATGTCGATCTCCGGGACGATGGTGATGTGGCGTGCCGCGGCGTACGCGACGACGGCCCGGTAGTCGGCCTTGGTGAGGAAGCCGGGGCCGACGCCGTCGACGCCGGTGCCGGGGCCGCCGCCGACGGTGGTGAGCCGCGGCCAGGAGTCGATCTGGATGCGCCAGCCCTGGTCGTCGGTCAGGTGCAGGTGCAGGTAGTTGATTTTGTACTGGCTGAGCAGGTCGACGTACGCGTTGATCTCGTCGACGGTGTGGAAGTGCCGGGCGAGGTCGAGCATCGCGCCCCGGTACGCGAAGCGTGGGTGGTCGACGATCCGGCCGCCCGGCACCGTCCAGGTGGCGCGCTGGCGGGTGGGGGCCTCGATCGCCGCGGGCAGCAGCTGGCGCAACGTCTGGACGCCGGCGAACAGGCCGGCCTCGGTCCTGGCCCGGATCGTCACCCGCTGCCGGGTCACGTCGAGCTGGTAGCCCTCCTGACCGACGCGCGCGTCCGCGCCACCGATGAGCAGGGCGATCTCGGGCAGCGGTGTCGAGTGGACCGGCAGGACCGGCAGCGGGTAACCGGTCGCGGGACGCAGCGTCTCGGCGAGTTGCCGACCGACCCGCCACGCGGCGGCGGAGCCGGGTGCCGTGCGGATGACGGTGTGGGGGCGGAGAGTGAACGTGCCCCGGGCGTCGGGGCGGGTCTCGACGGGTGCGGGGATGACGTCTGCCAGCTGCCGTTGCGGGGCGGCGGGCGTGGCGGCGGCCGGGGCTGCCGGCAGGATGATCGGCAGTCCGAGTGCGGCTACGGCCAGCAGCCGCGTCAGGGTGTTCCGGCGACGCATGAAGACCTCCAGGCCTCGTCCTGATAGGTGGCGGTCGATCGGTTTTCGCACGCTACCTGGGTCGGCCCCGGACTGTAAACCTTCCTTATCGTGTCGGGACCGGCCTCTCCCCCTCAGCCGCCGGCGCGACCGGTCCGCCCGTTCCGTCGCTGGCGAGGCGGGCGTGCAGGTGCATGTCGTGCCAGCCGTCCGTGTGCAGCGCCTCGGCCCGCTTGGTGCCCTCGGCGGCGAACCCGGCCCGCTCGGCCACCCGGCAGGAGGCCGGGTTGGCCGTGGAGTGCGCCAGCTCCACCCGGTGCAGGCGCAGGACGGTGAAGGACCAGCGGGCCAGCGCCGTCAACGCGCTCGGGGCGACGCGCCGGCCACGGGCGGCCGGCAGCACCCAGTACGACACCTCGGCCAGACCTTCGGCCAGGTCGAGGCGGCGCAGGCTGATCTGACCCAGGACGCCACCGGGGTTGTCGGCGTCGACGACCGCCCAGCCGGCCCCGGTCTCGC
This genomic stretch from Micromonospora krabiensis harbors:
- a CDS encoding TetR/AcrR family transcriptional regulator, producing MSTTPQQRARSDEAKQLRERAILDAARALGAERSVRGVTLTDIAAAVGMHKSAMLRYFETREQIFLTLTAEGWREWSIGVRASLDALDPATPETVAATIAQSLTDRPFFCDLLSQAPLNLERNVSLDAARRFKTSVLSVVDTLVHDLRRLLGLTDRQAVDVVATATGMAGALWQMAAPGTPLRTLYETHPELAHAAVDVGPQLTRILTALLTGLGAAAGTC
- a CDS encoding beta-N-acetylhexosaminidase, with the protein product MRRRNTLTRLLAVAALGLPIILPAAPAAATPAAPQRQLADVIPAPVETRPDARGTFTLRPHTVIRTAPGSAAAWRVGRQLAETLRPATGYPLPVLPVHSTPLPEIALLIGGADARVGQEGYQLDVTRQRVTIRARTEAGLFAGVQTLRQLLPAAIEAPTRQRATWTVPGGRIVDHPRFAYRGAMLDLARHFHTVDEINAYVDLLSQYKINYLHLHLTDDQGWRIQIDSWPRLTTVGGGPGTGVDGVGPGFLTKADYRAVVAYAAARHITIVPEIDMPGHTNAAQSTYAELNCDGVAPAPRTDIAVGYSSLCIGDELTYRFVEDVIRELAAITPGPFLHVGGDEAHATTDAEYATFMRRVLPLVAKYGKRAYGWNEVMQVDPPTDVVAQFWGTGTSNADLAEAAARGNKVVMSPANKAYLDMKYDRGTPLGLSWAAYIEVRDAYDWDPATRVAGVGEQSVLGVEAPLWSETLRSIEDIEFMAFPRLPAIAELGWSSRASHDWDSFRARLGEQAPRWRLQDVNFYPSPQVDWS
- a CDS encoding VOC family protein, with translation MTISIHYAFLPHTDAEAALAFYRDTLGFEVRNDVGYDGMRWLTVGPPNQPGTSLVLHPPAVDPGITDDERRTILELIAKGSYGAVTLASDDLDALFARLEASGADVVQEPTEQPYGVRDCAFRDPTGNLIRINEVR
- a CDS encoding GNAT family N-acetyltransferase is translated as MPSLVTPALAPGSLARLTQPEIDGHGVRLRPWRRDDGPAVVAGYADPAIRRWHCRSMTLDEARSWIDTWPRRWRSETGAGWAVVDADNPGGVLGQISLRRLDLAEGLAEVSYWVLPAARGRRVAPSALTALARWSFTVLRLHRVELAHSTANPASCRVAERAGFAAEGTKRAEALHTDGWHDMHLHARLASDGTGGPVAPAAEGERPVPTR
- a CDS encoding SDR family NAD(P)-dependent oxidoreductase; this encodes MAQTWFITGSSRGFGRALTTAALEAGHQVVATARTPEQLSDLVEQYGERILPVALDVTRQEAVATAVATAVERFGRVDVFVNNAGYANLAPIESGTEEDFRRQFETNFWGVYHVSRAAVPVLREQGGGTIIQFSSLGGRVGGSPGLGSYQAAKFAVDGFTRVLAAETAPFGIRTLVVEPSGFATDWAGSSMQVHDIPPEYESTVGLRRQPNPMLTAGDPVRAAEILVRMMDRRDLPSHLPIGALAVQMALDYSRRQIDEASTWEQVSRSADFEQPYPVDLPPERPATAG
- a CDS encoding ATP-binding cassette domain-containing protein, whose amino-acid sequence is MATRTHTPPPPPHAADDHDMIRVQGARENNLKDVSVEIPKRRLTVFTGVSGSGKSSLVFGTIAAESQRLINETYSAFVQGFMPTLARPEVDLLDGLTTAIIVDQERMGANPRSTVGTATDANAMLRILFSRLGQPHIGSPNAYSFNVPSVKASGAITVERGAGKTKTEKATFTRLGGMCPRCEGMGSVNDIDLTQLYDDTKSLNEGAITIPGYSMEGWFGRIFRGCGYFDPDKPISKYTKKELHDLLHREPTKIKIEGINLTYVGLIPQIQKSFLAKDVDALQPHIRAFVERAVTFTTCPECDGTRLSAEARSSKINGKSIADVCAMQITDLADWIRDLDEPSVAPLLAGLQHLLDSFAQIGLGYLSLDRPAGTLSGGEAQRTKMIRHLGSSLTDVTYVFDEPTIGLHPHDIERMNELLLRLRDKGNTVLVVEHKPETIAIADHVVDLGPAAGSGGGTVCYEGPVDGLRASDTITGRHLDDRATLKDTVRQPTGTLEVRGASTHNLRDVDVDIPLGVLCVVTGVAGSGKSSLIHGSVAGRDGVVVVDQSAIRGSRRSNPATYTGLLDPIRKAFAKANGVKPALFSSNSEGACPTCNGAGVIYTDLGVMATVESTCEDCEGKRFQAAVLEYTLGGRDIAEVLAMSVTEAEEFFGAGDARTPAAHAILGRLADVGLGYLTLGQPLTTLSGGERQRLKLATQMADKGGVYVLDEPTTGLHLADVAQLLGLLDRLVDAGKSVIVIEHHQAVMAHADWIIDLGPGAGHDGGRIVFQGTPADLVAARSTLTGEHLATYVGA
- a CDS encoding helix-turn-helix transcriptional regulator, producing the protein MSSRSADDQRLRDLARLRRVRDRIDRDYAKPLDVEALARGANMSAGHLSRQFRQAYGESPYSYLMTRRIERAMALLRRGDLSVTEVCFTVGCSSLGTFSTRFTELVGVPPSAYRARHAPAAPEMPTCLTKQVTRPVRNREAPGPQPQLA